In a single window of the Pontibacter russatus genome:
- a CDS encoding GntR family transcriptional regulator, with amino-acid sequence MYQTKLSLSCKTPKYRQIIQAIINDIERGILKVDDQLPSINELSEEHLLARDTVERAYRELKEKGHIVSVHGKGYFVAANEQKKLKILLVFNKLSSYKKIIYYAFLKGLGDKATVDLHIHHYDAHLFKEIINKSLGKYNYYVIMPHFFQHADKGEYMPTIKRIPKEELVILDKDLPELEGKYLAVYQEFKKDIFKALESTVDLLAKYRKLVLIFPFGEHYPVEIMQGFRLFCNCYNKDFAILENTFNETPSPGTAYLVVEETDLADLIKKCRGMNLKLGEDVGIISFNETTSKELLDITVVTTDFEVMGYMAATLLLEKKQAKVKNPFQVIRRGSL; translated from the coding sequence ATGTACCAGACCAAGCTTAGCTTATCCTGCAAAACGCCGAAATACAGGCAGATCATACAGGCTATCATTAATGATATAGAAAGGGGAATACTTAAAGTTGACGACCAGCTGCCTTCCATCAACGAGCTGAGCGAGGAGCACCTGCTGGCGCGGGACACGGTGGAAAGGGCTTACCGGGAGCTCAAAGAGAAGGGACATATCGTTTCGGTGCATGGCAAGGGCTATTTCGTGGCTGCCAATGAGCAGAAGAAGCTGAAAATACTGCTGGTCTTCAACAAGCTGAGCTCCTATAAAAAAATCATCTACTATGCCTTCCTGAAAGGATTGGGCGACAAGGCCACCGTAGACCTGCACATCCACCACTACGACGCCCACCTGTTCAAGGAGATCATCAACAAGAGCCTCGGGAAATACAACTACTACGTCATCATGCCGCACTTCTTCCAGCACGCTGACAAAGGTGAGTACATGCCGACCATAAAGCGCATTCCGAAGGAGGAGCTTGTTATACTGGATAAGGATTTGCCTGAGCTGGAGGGCAAGTACCTGGCCGTGTACCAGGAGTTCAAAAAAGACATTTTCAAGGCACTTGAGTCGACGGTGGACCTGCTGGCCAAGTACCGGAAACTGGTGCTGATATTTCCTTTCGGGGAGCACTACCCGGTGGAGATCATGCAGGGGTTCCGCCTGTTCTGCAACTGCTACAACAAGGATTTCGCCATCCTGGAAAACACCTTCAACGAAACGCCGTCTCCCGGCACGGCCTACCTGGTGGTGGAAGAAACAGACCTGGCCGACCTCATCAAGAAATGCAGGGGCATGAACCTGAAGCTGGGCGAGGATGTGGGCATCATCTCGTTTAACGAGACCACCTCAAAAGAACTGCTGGACATCACGGTGGTGACGACCGATTTTGAGGTGATGGGCTATATGGCGGCCACTTTGCTGCTGGAGAAAAAGCAGGCCAAGGTGAAAAACCCGTTCCAGGTGATCCGGCGCGGCTCTCTTTAA